In Cardiocondyla obscurior isolate alpha-2009 linkage group LG07, Cobs3.1, whole genome shotgun sequence, the DNA window cgaaataatttatatgtaaatttcaaGTAGAATATTAATGCTGACTTGAACGGTTCCTGcaataaaatacgttttacactaaataataatcaaaaacTGGCCTTCTTCAATCGCTTTTCATTCaaaaattgctcgtatttCTTTACAAAAAGACTACATATAATACTTGTATTTTTACACGCAAGACATTCTTTGTACTGTATTCGTCGAAGTAAAGTATCACTGCGTTATAACAACAATCTATACAACAGCAACTGCtggaaaattgataattatattattttgattcGCACTATTCTtctttattaatcttaaaatattaaaaatatattaaaatcttaataaattatttaaaaaactgcAAAATTGAATGCTCGATTAAATGAAGTTTTTCATGTTagcaataacaataaattaacatcactattttgttttttctttattcgtcTTTTTTAGGAAAGACGAACGAATGCGTTTATCGCCAAACGATCATTCGATATCGATTATTTATATCAAGTGGAAAAGAGAGGAATAGATAGAGATAAagatagagatagagaaagagagaaaataagttagttaatttaattaatcagtCACCTAGCATTTATATTCATCACGTCATGTTGACGCCCAATGCTTGTCGAAAATGTTCATATACTACATAACTAATAGATACAGCAGGTGCaacctataaaaaaaaagattttagtaataattaattaaaccacAAGTTCATTAAAAACtattggttttaattttaaattattattacgtcaaATTAATGTCAGCTAAGCTGTAATAAGTAAAtgcttataattttaattattaaaaactctgtaaattttttttcagctgatacaaattatttattaataatgatatacCTTGAGAAAATTAGGCGTGAGGCCACGATAGAGACCGCGTACTCCTTCGCGGTTGAGAATGTCTTTAAAGACGCCAATCATGGTGTTGGGCGAACGATCAGGCGCAATCTCGGCCTGCAAACGTGTCCGCACTAATGCCAGCGGATATGAGCATACTTGACCGGCCGTGCTCGACGCGGTGCCACACAGTAATAAAATCCAAAATGCTGGCTGTTCCTTTTTGTCATGCGTACGTAAGTAACTATTTTTCAGTGtctgcaaaaaagaaaagaaaagattgcaatttttatttcgatctaTGATGCAAATTATATACAGAATTGAAACCacattaatttagttttacaAGAATATCACATTATCATAATAGctatgaaataaaatgtaaaataaaatattttcttgacGTCTTATTACAACTTACTTCATAGACGGCTAAATCGATGCCAGCATAAGGGAGTATTCCTATCAGATTAGGTACGTAGCCTCTGTAGAAAGATTTCAAGCCACCTTgtctatatattttcttagCCGCGTCAATCATGCCATTAAATTCACCCGTTTTCCGCAATGCAAGTCTTGTCTTCAGCACCTACAAATTTGTTACACAATGTTTAgggtatttaaattttattttttcttttcttatatgCATATACTTGTACtaatatgtaaaaagaatttatgtcGTCATAAACGTCGCTCGATAACAAGGAAGCGTAAATCACGCAAGATAAATAGGAACATACTTCAAGGGGATAGATGGCTGACTGACTAATACCACCAGCCATGGAGCCGGCACAAAATCGCTCGTGAAGACGGAGCTCGCTCGCCTCGTTGTCTGCTTTGATCGCCCGTTTCACTTGCTCGTACGCCATAAATTTGAGCGCTGTTTCTGGGCCAATCTTGAGTACGTTAATGCCATTTCCGCGCCACAAGCTCCTAATGCCACCCTCACGCAACATGTACCTGAAGCAACTCATGATATTGCAGTGTCGTGTGCCGTGGACCTGCAAGGATGATCGGACGATTCTCTCGTCGTATTAAAACAAGTTAGATTAATTTACCCGACTCGCTCGCTCGACAAGTCATGGCGAATCGGTTCGTGCAATGCACCGCAGTAATTTTTTTGACAGAAATCTtagttacataaatttatatacatacattatacaaagaagaaaaaatatataatatgtttctaataaattaataacatattcttcaaaaaaatatatataaatatattaattaatttgataatagaTTCTGAGATTcttataaatcaaataaattaaaaaaaaaaaaaaagaaatgcatgtGCTTACTTGTAAATAAACTTTGATGCGATCTAAGGGAGCGGTGCAGGTACGTGATACCGCACCTGCTATTCCGCCAGATACTAAATGTCTCCACCACATTCCTGATACCATTTCACCCTTGGTAAATTCTTCAGGAACCCCGATGTCCTCCCCGATATCCATatactgcaaataaaaaaaagttgtctATTATTATCGAATGTATAACCATTACTGTTCatataattcaatattaattagtgtaagatttttatttatgacatTAACAGACGCAAATACATAAATACAGTTTCACTCGCTCTATTGTTCATATTTCACAAAGCTGACTAGCTTGAAATGAGTCCaagtaatatacatacatatattatcaCAACTCCTTATACCATAATGTAACATATTATCACGTCTGCGATACGTCTCATATACGTATGTGATGCACGTAATATTTACAACTTaacatattcatataaatttgttGGAACTATTTCTCTTCGTCGctctttactttttctttactGGAGAATTCATTATTCTTACGAACGTTTTCGCTCGCCTGCTTCTCGTGCAAACGATTATTTCTGCGTTTCAACTTTTACTGCCGATGCTATAGACTTGGT includes these proteins:
- the Scamc gene encoding calcium-binding mitochondrial carrier protein SCaMC-2 isoform X1 — translated: MPGNGGGARISASPAARAVAKPPPAHYLHELPAQDEERLAGLFQRLDLDGNGRVDVHDLSHALREVGVHTQYAQKFLASSDRTKSGDISLAEFIHYVREHEKNLRLQFSDLDKNKDGKIDLEELIRAFKELGIEIAQEEATQLLQRMDQDGSLNISFNEWRDFLLYAPSTTLLDIIEYWHHTTYMDIGEDIGVPEEFTKGEMVSGMWWRHLVSGGIAGAVSRTCTAPLDRIKVYLQVHGTRHCNIMSCFRYMLREGGIRSLWRGNGINVLKIGPETALKFMAYEQVKRAIKADNEASELRLHERFCAGSMAGGISQSAIYPLEVLKTRLALRKTGEFNGMIDAAKKIYRQGGLKSFYRGYVPNLIGILPYAGIDLAVYETLKNSYLRTHDKKEQPAFWILLLCGTASSTAGQVCSYPLALVRTRLQAEIAPDRSPNTMIGVFKDILNREGVRGLYRGLTPNFLKVAPAVSISYVVYEHFRQALGVNMT
- the Scamc gene encoding calcium-binding mitochondrial carrier protein SCaMC-2 isoform X2, translating into MRRACARPHDSRLQLIDRSMYALKNPRFLQHDSTLSACQVREEFLQRYHELLQRYMDIGEDIGVPEEFTKGEMVSGMWWRHLVSGGIAGAVSRTCTAPLDRIKVYLQVHGTRHCNIMSCFRYMLREGGIRSLWRGNGINVLKIGPETALKFMAYEQVKRAIKADNEASELRLHERFCAGSMAGGISQSAIYPLEVLKTRLALRKTGEFNGMIDAAKKIYRQGGLKSFYRGYVPNLIGILPYAGIDLAVYETLKNSYLRTHDKKEQPAFWILLLCGTASSTAGQVCSYPLALVRTRLQAEIAPDRSPNTMIGVFKDILNREGVRGLYRGLTPNFLKVAPAVSISYVVYEHFRQALGVNMT